A genomic stretch from Anas platyrhynchos isolate ZD024472 breed Pekin duck chromosome 25, IASCAAS_PekinDuck_T2T, whole genome shotgun sequence includes:
- the PHLDB1 gene encoding pleckstrin homology-like domain family B member 1 isoform X14 has protein sequence MLGSVVHPRAGSTCRPRQLVGAAGTLPRRLPLSTRSRTGWQPVPGIARSLRAGTMEAPSRSAASPTRRVQTIIQNSPLDLIDTGKGLKVQTEKPHLVSLGSGRLSTAITLLPLEEGRTTIGTAAKDIVLQGPGLAPEHCYIENTRGTLTLHPCGNACAIDGVKIQRPTRLTQGCTICLGQATFLRFNHPAEAKWMKSMIPAGGRSPAAVYGLPAKPEALVNGGRPLPLHELAAGERAQPSHSSLVSSIEKDLQDIMDSLVLEEPASPSKKPSPRGPSPLCSSVVNGGGRCLLSPPLSPGATSGGSSYENASPPFSPLSSPTSSGGYASHSPSSQEQGPAVPPVVPLRSSSYNHTVQPPSQRLPALPYGGHGETRPAEPPRAWQAVPDTPVAPVSIGLGEHRAGSPRAQPSGSPRLTPRTPLGSSVPRARAALQERPPSPFREPRDPQAPSPARQPAARVLPDASGPARAAAGLQPPESPRAARRTVESMRELPPLSPSLSRRAASPRAAPETPSPQPRLGREVPGSPRSRRKGHEEPSPAAGRSSRAGSPSSPLLAEPSPRRPSFGSCLSPAYSLGSLAMPSPRQSPRAQRKLSGDVRLPAGVRERKNSITEISDNEDELLEYHRRQREERMREQEMERLERQRLETILNLCAEYTKTDGAELGHAPRLLAGDGDAGRQAPRGAPEELGVLRQRESLERSDEENLKEECSSTESTHHEHEELVGPRAKEAQRLEEERACVLSRLDELKGHVKDLEQQLQEMLREAEMERALLQGEREAEAVRLQQEQEVVQQLQEKLSSLDASIQKERDKERAKLDAERKELEKLRALYNESKSHLDNCPESMREQLREQMRREAEALETETKLFEDLEFQQLERESRLEEERETRSQQLLQSRAEYHRSIAHRKDRVAALDAQAAQIHLQSAQEAERLARERNSVLQLLQKEKEKLVSLERRYQLVTGGRSFPKMPSALKEVYRAKLEGDSAALPPRMKSSTPSSSQLNISALGRSPSPKGPPHAQSHAGSLPRNLAATLQDIETKRQLALQQKADPLSAEPLQPGDAPGQQVIEEQKRRLAELKQKAAAEAQSQWEALHGQPPFPTSYPPLMHHSILHHHHAHSVGPRAEELDHAYDTLSLESSDSMETSISTGTNSACSPDNMSSTSGMDAGKIEEMEKMLKEAHAEKSRLMESREREMELRRQALEDERRRREQLERRLQDETTRRQKLVEKEVKLREKHFSQARPLTRYLPIRKEDFDLRLHIESSGHSVDTCYHVILTEKMCKGYLVKMGGKIKSWKKRWFVFDRMKRTLSYYVDKHETKLKGVIYFQAIEEVYYDHLRSAAKSPNPALTFCVKTHDRLYYVVAPSAEAMRIWMDVIVTGAEGYTQFMS, from the exons ATGCTGGGGAGCGTGGTCCACCCGCGGGCGGGCAGCACTTGCCGGCCCCGGCAGCTtgtgggggctgcggggactCTGCCACGGAGGCTCCCGCTCAGCACCCGCTCCAGGACGGGGTGGCAG CCCGTGCCTGGTATCGCCAGGAGCCTGCGTGCAGGCACCATGGAGGCACCCAGCAGGAGCGCCGCCAGCCCAACCCGCAGGGTGCAGACCATCATCCAG AACAGCCCCCTGGACCTGATCGACACGGGCAAGGGGCTGAAGGTGCAGACGGAGAAGCCCCACTTGGTGAGCCTGGGCAGCGGCCGCCTGAGCACTGCCATCACCCTGCTGCCCCTGGAGGAAG GGAGGACCACGATCGGCACGGCTGCGAAGGACATCGTCCTGCAGGGCCCTGGGCTGGCTCCTGAGCACTGCTACATCGAGAACACGCGGGGCACGCTCACCCTGCACCCCTGTGGCAACGCCTGCGCCATCGATGGAGTAAAGATCCAGCGGCCCACGCGCCTCACCCAAG GTTGCACCATCTGCCTGGGCCAGGCGACCTTCCTGCGCTTCAACCACCCTGCTGAAGCCAAGTGGATGAAGAGCATGATCCCGGCAGGGGGCAGGAGCCCCGCCGCCGTCTACGGGCTGCCAGCGA AGCCCGAGGCCCTGGTGAACGGCGGCCGCCCGCTGCCCCTGCACGAGCTGGCGGCGGGGGAGCGCGCCCAGCCCAGCCACAGCTCCCTGGTGAGCTCCATCGAGAAGGACCTGCAGGACATCATGGACTcgctggtgctggaggagccgGCGTCCCCCAGCAAGAAGCCGTCTCCCCGCGGCCCGTCCCCGCTCTGCTCCTCCGTGGTGAACGGGGGTGGGCGCTGCCTCCTGTCCCCCCCGCTGAGCCCCGGCGCCACCTCGGGGGGCTCCAGCTACGAGAACGCCTCGCCGCCCTTCTCGCCTCTCTCCTCGCCCACCAGCAGCGGGGGCTACGCCAGCCACTCgcccagcagccaggagcagggcccGGCCGTGCCCCCCGTGGTGCCGCTCCGCTCCTCCAGCTACAACCACACCGTGCAGCCCCCCTCGCAGCGCCTGCCCGCGCTGCCCTACGGGGGACACGGCGAAACGCGGccggcagagcccccccgagcTTGGCAGGCCGTCCCGGACACCCCCGTGGCCCCCGTTTCCATCGGCCTCGGGGAGCACCGAGCAGGCAGCCCCCGTGCCCAGCCCTCCGGGAGCCCCCGGCtgacccccaggacccctctGGGCTCCTCGGTGCCGCGGGCGCGGGCAGCCCTACAAGAGCGGCCCCCCAGCCCTTTCAGGGAGCCCAGGGACccccaagcccccagccccgcccgGCAGCCCGCAGCCAGGGTGCTCCCAGATGCTTCGGGGCCAGCCAGAGCAGccgcagggctgcagccccccgagAGCCCGCGGGCAGCCCGCAGGACTGTGGAGAGCATGCGGGAGCTGCCCCCGCTGAGCCCCTCCTTGTCCCGCCGGGCTGCCAgcccccgggcagccccggagaccccctccccgcagcccaggctgggcagagaggtTCCCGGGAGCCCCCGCAGCAGGCGCAAGGGCCACGAGGAGccgagccctgcagcagggaggagcagcagggctgggagccccTCGTCTCCGCTGCTGGCAGAGCCGTCCCCGCGCCGCCCCAGCTTCGGCTCCTGCCTGAGCCCCGCGTACAGCCTGGGCTCCCTGGCCATGCCCTCGCCCCGGCAGAGCCCCCGCGCCCAGAGGAAGCTGTCGGGGGACGTGCGGCTGCCCGCGGGCGTGCGGGAGCGCAAGAACAGCATCACCGAGATCAGCGACAACGAGGACGAGCTGCTGGAGTACCACCGGCGGCAGCGCGAGGAGCGGATGCGGGAGCAGGAGATGGAGCGCCTG GAGCGGCAGCGCCTGGAGACCATCCTCAACCTCTGCGCCGAGTACACCAAGACGGATGGCGCGGAGCTGGGCCATGCGCCCCGGCTCCTGGCCGGGGATGGGGACGCTGGCCGGcaggcacccaggggtgcccccGAGGAGCTGGGCGTGCTGCGGCAGAGGGAGAGCCTGGAGAGGTCGGATGAGGAGAACCTGAAAGAAGAGTGTAGCAGCACCGAGAGCACCCACCACGAG CATGAGGAGCTGGTGGGTCCCCGTGCCAAGGAGGCACAGCGGCTGGAGGAGGAGCGAGCCTGCGTGCTCAGTCGCCTGGACGAGCTGAAAGGCCACGTCAAGGACCTGGAGCAACagctgcaggagatgctgcGAGAG GCGGAGATGGAGCgggccctgctgcagggcgagcgggaggcggaggcggtgcggctgcagcaggagcaggaggtggtgcagcagctgcaggagaagcTCTCCAGCCTGGACGCCAGCATCCAGAAGGAGCGGGACAAG GAAAGGGCAAAGCTTGATGCTGAAAGGAAGGAGCTAGAGAAACTCCGGGCGCTTTACAATGAGTCGAAGAGCCACCTTGATAACTGCCCTGAGTCTATGCGGGAGCAGTTGCGGGAGCAGATGCGAAGG GAAGCGGAGGCCCTGGAGACGGAGACCAAGCTGTTTGAGGACCTGGAGttccagcagctggagagggAGAGCCGGCTCGAGGAGGAGCGCGAGACAcggagccagcagctgctgcagagcagggctgagtACCACCGCAGCATCGCCCACAGGAAG GACCGGGTGGCTGCCCTGGATGCTCAGGCTGCCCAGATCCATCTGCAGAGCGCCCAGGAGGCTGAACGCCTGGCCAGGGAGAGGAACAgcgtcctgcagctcctgcagaag GAGAAGGAGAAGCTTGTGTCTCTGGAGAGGCGATACCAGCTCGTCACAGGCGGCAGGAGCTTCCCCAAGATGCCCTCGGCACTCAAAGAG GTCTACCGTGCCAAACTGGAGGGCGACAGCGCCGCGCTCCCCCCTCGGATGAAGAGCAGCACCCCGTCATCCTCGCAGCTCAACATCTCCGCGCTGGGGCGCAGCCCCTCGCCCAAG GGCCCCCCGCACGCCCAGAGCCACGCGGGCAGCTTGCCACGCAACCTGGCGGCCACGCTGCAGGACATCGAGACCAAGCGCCAGCTGGCCCTGCAGCAGAAGG CCGACCCGCTCTCGGCAGAGCCCTTGCAGCCAGGCGATGCACCAG GTCAGCAGGTGATCGAGGAGCAGAAGCGGCGCCTGGCAGAGCTGAAGCAGAAAGCGGCAGCCGAGGCTCAGTCCCAGTGGGAAGCCCTGCACGGGCagccccccttccccacctcctaCCCCCCGCTCATGCATCACTCCATCCTCCATCACCACCATGCCCACAGCGTGGGGCCCCGGGCTGAGGAGCTGGACCACGCGTACGACACCCTCAGCCTGGAGAGCTCGGACAGCATGGAGACCAGCATCTCCACGGGCACCAACTCGGCCTGCTCACCCGATAACATGTCCAG CACGAGCGGGATGGACGCAGGAAAGATCGAGGAGATGGAGAAGATGCTGAAGGAGGCGCACGCCGAGAAGTCGCGGCTCATGGAGTCCCGG gaaCGGGAGATGGAGCTGCGGCGGCAGGCGCTGGAGGACGAGCGGCGGCGCCGGGAGCAGCTGGAGCGCCGGCTGCAGGACGAGACCACACGCCGGCAGaagctggtggagaaggaggtcAAGCTGCGGGAGAAACACTTCTCACAG GCCCGGCCCCTGACACGGTACCTCCCCATCCGCAAGGAGGATTTTGACCTGCGGCTGCACATCGAGTCCTCAGGGCACAGCGTGGACACCTGCTACCATGTCATCCTGACAGAGAAGATGTGCAAGGGCTACCTGGTTAAGATGGGGGGCAAGATAAAGTCTTGGAAGAAACGCTGGTTTGTCTTCGACCGCATGAAGCGCACGCTCTCCTACTACGTGG ATAAACACGAGACAAAGCTGAAGGGCGTCATCTACTTCCAAGCCATCGAAGAGGTTTACTACGACCACCTCCGCAGCGCCGCTAAG
- the PHLDB1 gene encoding pleckstrin homology-like domain family B member 1 isoform X8, translated as MEAPSRSAASPTRRVQTIIQNSPLDLIDTGKGLKVQTEKPHLVSLGSGRLSTAITLLPLEEGRTTIGTAAKDIVLQGPGLAPEHCYIENTRGTLTLHPCGNACAIDGVKIQRPTRLTQGCTICLGQATFLRFNHPAEAKWMKSMIPAGGRSPAAVYGLPAKPEALVNGGRPLPLHELAAGERAQPSHSSLVSSIEKDLQDIMDSLVLEEPASPSKKPSPRGPSPLCSSVVNGGGRCLLSPPLSPGATSGGSSYENASPPFSPLSSPTSSGGYASHSPSSQEQGPAVPPVVPLRSSSYNHTVQPPSQRLPALPYGGHGETRPAEPPRAWQAVPDTPVAPVSIGLGEHRAGSPRAQPSGSPRLTPRTPLGSSVPRARAALQERPPSPFREPRDPQAPSPARQPAARVLPDASGPARAAAGLQPPESPRAARRTVESMRELPPLSPSLSRRAASPRAAPETPSPQPRLGREVPGSPRSRRKGHEEPSPAAGRSSRAGSPSSPLLAEPSPRRPSFGSCLSPAYSLGSLAMPSPRQSPRAQRKLSGDVRLPAGVRERKNSITEISDNEDELLEYHRRQREERMREQEMERLERQRLETILNLCAEYTKTDGAELGHAPRLLAGDGDAGRQAPRGAPEELGVLRQRESLERSDEENLKEECSSTESTHHEHEELVGPRAKEAQRLEEERACVLSRLDELKGHVKDLEQQLQEMLREAEMERALLQGEREAEAVRLQQEQEVVQQLQEKLSSLDASIQKERDKERAKLDAERKELEKLRALYNESKSHLDNCPESMREQLREQMRREAEALETETKLFEDLEFQQLERESRLEEERETRSQQLLQSRAEYHRSIAHRKDRVAALDAQAAQIHLQSAQEAERLARERNSVLQLLQKEKEKLVSLERRYQLVTGGRSFPKMPSALKEETLHISEPYELLEGTKPLSPLPGAAASLASPPAHSYPKAQEEYMRLSDVFRFYSNAYGSSLDTKASAAAPAAAQRSFLLAVPSAANEYVTVEQLSGILCSVCAPAASPLGRAPPAPSSPPPPPPPVLALSSPSISSEMEKQLPGGPAWLPPLDLEKWYQEVMAGFETSSSPLSPCSSPPPLPAKAHSSQKSLQVYRAKLEGDSAALPPRMKSSTPSSSQLNISALGRSPSPKVGLQGGAVPFGGLLPSSSPAPGSQGCAHPLVLPQGPPHAQSHAGSLPRNLAATLQDIETKRQLALQQKADPLSAEPLQPGDAPGQQVIEEQKRRLAELKQKAAAEAQSQWEALHGQPPFPTSYPPLMHHSILHHHHAHSVGPRAEELDHAYDTLSLESSDSMETSISTGTNSACSPDNMSSTSGMDAGKIEEMEKMLKEAHAEKSRLMESREREMELRRQALEDERRRREQLERRLQDETTRRQKLVEKEVKLREKHFSQARPLTRYLPIRKEDFDLRLHIESSGHSVDTCYHVILTEKMCKGYLVKMGGKIKSWKKRWFVFDRMKRTLSYYVDKHETKLKGVIYFQAIEEVYYDHLRSAAKSPNPALTFCVKTHDRLYYVVAPSAEAMRIWMDVIVTGAEGYTQFMS; from the exons ATGGAGGCACCCAGCAGGAGCGCCGCCAGCCCAACCCGCAGGGTGCAGACCATCATCCAG AACAGCCCCCTGGACCTGATCGACACGGGCAAGGGGCTGAAGGTGCAGACGGAGAAGCCCCACTTGGTGAGCCTGGGCAGCGGCCGCCTGAGCACTGCCATCACCCTGCTGCCCCTGGAGGAAG GGAGGACCACGATCGGCACGGCTGCGAAGGACATCGTCCTGCAGGGCCCTGGGCTGGCTCCTGAGCACTGCTACATCGAGAACACGCGGGGCACGCTCACCCTGCACCCCTGTGGCAACGCCTGCGCCATCGATGGAGTAAAGATCCAGCGGCCCACGCGCCTCACCCAAG GTTGCACCATCTGCCTGGGCCAGGCGACCTTCCTGCGCTTCAACCACCCTGCTGAAGCCAAGTGGATGAAGAGCATGATCCCGGCAGGGGGCAGGAGCCCCGCCGCCGTCTACGGGCTGCCAGCGA AGCCCGAGGCCCTGGTGAACGGCGGCCGCCCGCTGCCCCTGCACGAGCTGGCGGCGGGGGAGCGCGCCCAGCCCAGCCACAGCTCCCTGGTGAGCTCCATCGAGAAGGACCTGCAGGACATCATGGACTcgctggtgctggaggagccgGCGTCCCCCAGCAAGAAGCCGTCTCCCCGCGGCCCGTCCCCGCTCTGCTCCTCCGTGGTGAACGGGGGTGGGCGCTGCCTCCTGTCCCCCCCGCTGAGCCCCGGCGCCACCTCGGGGGGCTCCAGCTACGAGAACGCCTCGCCGCCCTTCTCGCCTCTCTCCTCGCCCACCAGCAGCGGGGGCTACGCCAGCCACTCgcccagcagccaggagcagggcccGGCCGTGCCCCCCGTGGTGCCGCTCCGCTCCTCCAGCTACAACCACACCGTGCAGCCCCCCTCGCAGCGCCTGCCCGCGCTGCCCTACGGGGGACACGGCGAAACGCGGccggcagagcccccccgagcTTGGCAGGCCGTCCCGGACACCCCCGTGGCCCCCGTTTCCATCGGCCTCGGGGAGCACCGAGCAGGCAGCCCCCGTGCCCAGCCCTCCGGGAGCCCCCGGCtgacccccaggacccctctGGGCTCCTCGGTGCCGCGGGCGCGGGCAGCCCTACAAGAGCGGCCCCCCAGCCCTTTCAGGGAGCCCAGGGACccccaagcccccagccccgcccgGCAGCCCGCAGCCAGGGTGCTCCCAGATGCTTCGGGGCCAGCCAGAGCAGccgcagggctgcagccccccgagAGCCCGCGGGCAGCCCGCAGGACTGTGGAGAGCATGCGGGAGCTGCCCCCGCTGAGCCCCTCCTTGTCCCGCCGGGCTGCCAgcccccgggcagccccggagaccccctccccgcagcccaggctgggcagagaggtTCCCGGGAGCCCCCGCAGCAGGCGCAAGGGCCACGAGGAGccgagccctgcagcagggaggagcagcagggctgggagccccTCGTCTCCGCTGCTGGCAGAGCCGTCCCCGCGCCGCCCCAGCTTCGGCTCCTGCCTGAGCCCCGCGTACAGCCTGGGCTCCCTGGCCATGCCCTCGCCCCGGCAGAGCCCCCGCGCCCAGAGGAAGCTGTCGGGGGACGTGCGGCTGCCCGCGGGCGTGCGGGAGCGCAAGAACAGCATCACCGAGATCAGCGACAACGAGGACGAGCTGCTGGAGTACCACCGGCGGCAGCGCGAGGAGCGGATGCGGGAGCAGGAGATGGAGCGCCTG GAGCGGCAGCGCCTGGAGACCATCCTCAACCTCTGCGCCGAGTACACCAAGACGGATGGCGCGGAGCTGGGCCATGCGCCCCGGCTCCTGGCCGGGGATGGGGACGCTGGCCGGcaggcacccaggggtgcccccGAGGAGCTGGGCGTGCTGCGGCAGAGGGAGAGCCTGGAGAGGTCGGATGAGGAGAACCTGAAAGAAGAGTGTAGCAGCACCGAGAGCACCCACCACGAG CATGAGGAGCTGGTGGGTCCCCGTGCCAAGGAGGCACAGCGGCTGGAGGAGGAGCGAGCCTGCGTGCTCAGTCGCCTGGACGAGCTGAAAGGCCACGTCAAGGACCTGGAGCAACagctgcaggagatgctgcGAGAG GCGGAGATGGAGCgggccctgctgcagggcgagcgggaggcggaggcggtgcggctgcagcaggagcaggaggtggtgcagcagctgcaggagaagcTCTCCAGCCTGGACGCCAGCATCCAGAAGGAGCGGGACAAG GAAAGGGCAAAGCTTGATGCTGAAAGGAAGGAGCTAGAGAAACTCCGGGCGCTTTACAATGAGTCGAAGAGCCACCTTGATAACTGCCCTGAGTCTATGCGGGAGCAGTTGCGGGAGCAGATGCGAAGG GAAGCGGAGGCCCTGGAGACGGAGACCAAGCTGTTTGAGGACCTGGAGttccagcagctggagagggAGAGCCGGCTCGAGGAGGAGCGCGAGACAcggagccagcagctgctgcagagcagggctgagtACCACCGCAGCATCGCCCACAGGAAG GACCGGGTGGCTGCCCTGGATGCTCAGGCTGCCCAGATCCATCTGCAGAGCGCCCAGGAGGCTGAACGCCTGGCCAGGGAGAGGAACAgcgtcctgcagctcctgcagaag GAGAAGGAGAAGCTTGTGTCTCTGGAGAGGCGATACCAGCTCGTCACAGGCGGCAGGAGCTTCCCCAAGATGCCCTCGGCACTCAAAGAG GAAACCCTCCATATCTCAGAGCCTTATGAGCTGTTAGAGGGAACTAAGCCCCTGAGCcccctgccaggagcagctgcctccttagcttctcctcctgcccacTCCTACCCCAAGGCGCAAGAG GAGTACATGAGGCTGTCTGACGTTTTCAGGTTCTACAGCAATGCCTATGGCTCCAGCCTGGACACTaaagcttctgctgctgcccctgctgctgctcagcgcTCTTTCTTGCTTGCTGTGCCCTCTGCAGCCAACGAG TACGTGACCGTTGAGCAGCTCTCGGGGATCCTGTGCAGCGTCTGTGCCCCTGCCGCTTCCCCGCTGGGCCGTGCCCCTCCAGCTCCTtcgtctcctcctcctcctcctcctcctgtgctggctctctcttctccctccatCTCCTCAGAG ATGGAGAAGCAGCTCCCAGGGGGCCCAGCGTGGCTCCCGCCTCTTGATTTAGAGAAGTGGTACCAGGAGGTCATGGCTGGCTTTGagacctcctcctcccctctctctccTTGTTCTTCCCCTCCTCCGCTTCCAGCTAAAGCTCACTCTTCTCAAAAGTCTCTCCAG GTCTACCGTGCCAAACTGGAGGGCGACAGCGCCGCGCTCCCCCCTCGGATGAAGAGCAGCACCCCGTCATCCTCGCAGCTCAACATCTCCGCGCTGGGGCGCAGCCCCTCGCCCAAGGTAGGGCTGCAGGGGGGAGCCGTGCCCTTTGGGGGGCTGCTGCCTagctccagccctgctccagggtCACAGGGCTGTGCTCACCCTCTTGTCCTGCCCCAGGGCCCCCCGCACGCCCAGAGCCACGCGGGCAGCTTGCCACGCAACCTGGCGGCCACGCTGCAGGACATCGAGACCAAGCGCCAGCTGGCCCTGCAGCAGAAGG CCGACCCGCTCTCGGCAGAGCCCTTGCAGCCAGGCGATGCACCAG GTCAGCAGGTGATCGAGGAGCAGAAGCGGCGCCTGGCAGAGCTGAAGCAGAAAGCGGCAGCCGAGGCTCAGTCCCAGTGGGAAGCCCTGCACGGGCagccccccttccccacctcctaCCCCCCGCTCATGCATCACTCCATCCTCCATCACCACCATGCCCACAGCGTGGGGCCCCGGGCTGAGGAGCTGGACCACGCGTACGACACCCTCAGCCTGGAGAGCTCGGACAGCATGGAGACCAGCATCTCCACGGGCACCAACTCGGCCTGCTCACCCGATAACATGTCCAG CACGAGCGGGATGGACGCAGGAAAGATCGAGGAGATGGAGAAGATGCTGAAGGAGGCGCACGCCGAGAAGTCGCGGCTCATGGAGTCCCGG gaaCGGGAGATGGAGCTGCGGCGGCAGGCGCTGGAGGACGAGCGGCGGCGCCGGGAGCAGCTGGAGCGCCGGCTGCAGGACGAGACCACACGCCGGCAGaagctggtggagaaggaggtcAAGCTGCGGGAGAAACACTTCTCACAG GCCCGGCCCCTGACACGGTACCTCCCCATCCGCAAGGAGGATTTTGACCTGCGGCTGCACATCGAGTCCTCAGGGCACAGCGTGGACACCTGCTACCATGTCATCCTGACAGAGAAGATGTGCAAGGGCTACCTGGTTAAGATGGGGGGCAAGATAAAGTCTTGGAAGAAACGCTGGTTTGTCTTCGACCGCATGAAGCGCACGCTCTCCTACTACGTGG ATAAACACGAGACAAAGCTGAAGGGCGTCATCTACTTCCAAGCCATCGAAGAGGTTTACTACGACCACCTCCGCAGCGCCGCTAAG